A stretch of the Aphis gossypii isolate Hap1 chromosome 2, ASM2018417v2, whole genome shotgun sequence genome encodes the following:
- the LOC114128478 gene encoding uncharacterized protein LOC114128478 → MAGCVEHLSDAMGTLSVNDDHWNELGLDENIRKQLKKIENECESIFSWDIQRLTGCNQNLLINRIDKVREKIEMIIDKDDEYNLNRFYLQLIVSYELYINKSYKESYWEIENVVKFMETCKYDESNEQYSDAYNHIARATLAYIALTLQIDSEKLLKNLKQINNFNRAEKAAVCAVKARIFMEYPPKGNDIALKFADQARTFHSTEPEWIVIWLKAKGRVRRYYEQYTIPDDNEMDAAEMLCSTKTKARLLIQASKVYMEAAFANKLKNNKEESNKYYKLSSDITKKSVELAKDDIKQLYSCLLTCIDYPKELLSKSMMDNLIAKLTNVKNSRVDQVLGKYYLKNERDYEKAKIHLSRGMAAGHFSSSLQLIKVECLLQPVDKFPLVQTLKMMYDVFPSPKRRLIILSQILIYYNYCENNPKEMMRYLKMYIDQDIEDTFKKRHLIFAHPLFKVNGFKPKQFLNVLSMEVKELVNNYKWNSEEKKMIDNIFERLIRISRLHFNDDNKTAFHSKNETKRYPNNNRRNESWRKQKVDSSENLSNKSQQHPFSFKKSLENHGTPVIEPLTNQHKLIDKSVELPLKTPIDEPMKSLKDSNSTETKLKKFENKFSSLGGLHVVSLENNSIKKPLSSRVHVRGSNRYNGSRPSWRNQQDVSQNQNSFEIFHSNGINSQRFRGDKNVYSKNQDTGNPKHEFGNHSLFGRSNKDTNDLA, encoded by the exons atggcTGGATGTGTTGAACACTTATCTGATGCCATGGGCACTTTGTCAGTGAATGATGACCACTGGAATGAACTTGGATTGGATGAAAATATTCGAAaacagttgaaaaaaattgaaaacgaaTGTGAGAGTATTTTTTCATGGGACATCCAACGATTAACTGGATGTAATCAAAATCTTTTGATTAATCGTATTGATAAGGTTCGAGAAAAGATAGAAATGATTATTGACAAGGAcgatgaatacaatttaaatag attttatttacaactaaTAGTTAGTTATGaactttatattaacaaaagtTATAAAGAGTCATACTGGGAAATCgaaaatgttgttaaatttatgGAAACGTGTAAATATGATGAATCAAACGAACAGTACTCTGATGCATATAACCATATTGCTCGTGCCACCTTAGCTTACATTGCTTTAACATTACAAATTGACTCAGAaaag ttattgaaGAATCTTAAGcaaatcaacaattttaatcgAGCTGAAAAAGCTGCAGTTTGTGCTGTTAAAGCTAGAATTTTTATGGAGTATCCGCCTAAAGGAAATGATATAGCATTAAAATTTGCTGATCAAGCTCGTACCTTTCATTCTACTGAACCTGAATGGATAGTAATTTGGCTAAAAGCTAAAGGACGAGTAAGACGTTATTACGAACAATATACAATTCCAGACGACAATGAAATGGACGCTGCAGAAATGTTATGCTCTACCAAAACAAAGGCTCGACTTTTAATTCAAGCTTCTAAAGTTTATATGGAAGCAGcatttgctaataaattaaaaaataataaagaagaatcaaataaatattataaactttcgTCTGATATTACTAA AAAATCAGTTGAATTAGCCAAAGATGACATAAAACAGCTTTATTCTTGCCTACTGACATGTATTGATTATCCTAAAGAGTTATTATCAAAATCTATGATGGACAACTTAATTGCAAAACTGACAAATGTGAAAAATAGCCGCGTGGATCAAGTTCTaggcaaatattatttaaaaaatgaaagg gattATGAAAAAGCAAAAATTCATTTATCTCGTGGAATGGCTGCTGGTCATTTTAGTAGTTCATTGCAGTTAATAAAAGTAGAGTGCCTTTTACAACCTGTCGATAAATTTCCTCTTgttcaaacattaaaaatgatgtatgATGTTTTTCCCAGCCCAAAAAGAaggcttattattttatcacaaatattgatttattacaattactgTGAAAATAATCCTAAAGAAATGATGCgctacttaaaaatgtatattgatcAAGACATTGaagatacatttaaaaaacgtcatttaatt TTTGCTCATCCACTTTTTAAGGTAAATGGATTCAaaccaaaacaatttttaaacgttCTATCTATGGAAGTAAAAGAATtagttaacaattataaatggaattcagaagaaaaaaagatgatagataatatattcgaACGGTTGATTAGAATTTCAAGATTGCattttaatgatgataataaaactGCTTTTCACAGTAAAAATGAAACCAAAAGATatcctaataataatagaagaaATGAATCTTGGCGAAAACAAAAAGTTGATTCGTCAGAAAATTTGTCTAATAAGAGTCAACAACACCCATTTTCTTTTAAGAAGTCTTTAGAAAATCATGGGACTCCAGTTATAGAACCATTAACAAatcaacataaattaattgataaaagtgTTGAATTACCTTTAAAAACCCCTATTGATGAACCAATGAAGAGTTTGAAAGATTCAAATAGTACtgaaacaaaactaaaaaaatttgaaaacaaatttagttCCTTGGGAGGTTTACATGTTGTGTCATTAGAAAACAATTCTATCAAAAAACCATTAAGTAGTAGAGTACATGTTAGAGGTAGTAACAGATATAATGGTTCTAGACCAAGTTGGCGAAATCAGCAAGATGTTTCTCAAAATCAAAACagctttgaaatatttcatagtAATGGTATTAATTCTCAACGCTTTCGAggagataaaaatgtatactcgaAAAATCAAGATACTGGAAACCCAAAACATGAATTTGGCAATCATTCTCTATTTGGTCGGTCAAATAAAGATACTAATGATTTAgcgtaa